GCCATTACTGTCTTGGACCAAAATAATACGCCGATACCAGGTGTTGAAATTACCTTGGGTGAGCAAGCTGTTACTACCAACGAAAATGGGGTAGCTACCTTTAGTGAACTAGCTCTTGGAGACTTTACCTATAGTGTCACAGCTTTACCTGAAGGGTTTAGTGGTTCTCCCGAAGGTACCCTAACTATTTTGGCAGATGCAACTTCTGAATTAACTATCGCCGTTGAACGCTTAGCCACATCAAGCCAAGCGGAAATTACCGTACTTGATCAAAATAACGAAGCTGTTCCTGGGGTGGAGGTCGTTTTAGGCGACCAAGTAGCTACGACTAATGAAAGTGGCCTAGCAAGCTTTACGGAAGTACCTTTAGGTGACCAATACTATTATGTTAATAGCTTGCCAGAAGGCTACAGTGGTTCAGCCGAAGGGACCTTAACCGTAGAAGCTGACCAACTAGCTACCACCACCCTTCATTTAGAACGTGCGCCACAAACCAATCAAGCCATATTTACGCTTACAGACCAAGATGGACAAGCGGTCGCAAATGCCGAAATTACAGTAGCAGATCAAGTGATGACGACGAATGAAAATGGTGTCGCCAATCTGCCGAATTTACCTTTAGGGGATTACAATTATGCTTTGACTAGCTTGCCAGAAGGTTACACGGGTTCGGCTGAAGGTGTTGTGACCGTGACGGCGGACGCAGTGGCTGAGGTTAACATACAAGTTGAACGGGCTCCACAAACAACGACAGTAACCTTTACGGCTTATGACCAAAATGACCAATTAGTTCAGAATGTTGAAATTACCTTAAATGATCAGACCCTTTCAACCAATGAGGCGGGTGTCGTTGTGTTTGAAAATATCCAGGCAGGTAGCTATGACTATACCGTTAGCGGCTTGCCAGAAAATTATCACATCGAAAACCCAACCAATACCATTTTTGTACCCGAAAATGAACCAGCAACGGGGACGATTTTACTTACCTATGCAGAACCTACTGGGACGGTTCAATTCAATGTTCATGATCAAGAAAGTCAAGCCGTAGCCAATGCTGTCATCCAAGTAAACAATCAGGAAATAACAGCCAATAGCGAAGGAATCGCTAGTATTTCGGACTTAGCTGTCGATACCGATTATAATTATCAGTTAGTGTCACTACCTGAGGGTTATACGGGACAAGCCAGTGATGTAGTAACCGCAAATGCTGAGGAAACAACGGTCGTTGATATTCAAGTCAATCGAACCCTTGCAGCAGGGCGATTTATTTTAATTGTTAATGATCAAAATGCCGAAGCGGTTGCGGGTGTGACGGTCCGTTTAGGGGATCAAACAGCCACAACGGATGAAGCGGGACGTGCAGTATTCGATGAAGTTGCCCCAGGTACTTATGAGTATCAAATGACCGCCTTACCTGATGGCTATCAAGGGGAATTACAAACAGGTAACATTGTTATTGGAGAAGGCACCGAAGAAAGTCGCACGGTTGCGATAACACGGGATATTCAACAACGTTTGATTCAATTTGTGATAGTCGATCAAAATGACCAAGCCGTTAGTGGCATCGAAGTGACCGTGGATGGCCGCACCGGTACGACTAATGAGGAAGGGCGGGTCAGTTTTAGCGAATTAAATCCGGCCACCTATGACTATACTTTAAGTAATGTTCCGGATAATTACAGTGGTCAATTGACGGGTTCAGTGGAACTGACTGAAGCTGAAGACGTGACCGTACCCATTACACTGGAACGTGCGATTGAATTAGCAACCGCTCGGATTCAAGTATTAGACCAAAACAATCAAGCCGTTGCCAATGCAGTGGTCAAATTTGGTGGTTTGAATGGTACGACGGCTGAAGATGGCTGGGTTCAATTTAATTCACTTGACCCAGGCAATTACTACTATGAAGTCCTTGAAGCCCCAAGCAACTATGTTTTAAGTGGCGAAGAAGTCCGTGCCGAAATTGAAGAAGGTATGGCTTTTGAAGCCAGTTTAACCATTGAAAAACGTCTTTTAGGTCAAGTAAATATCACTGTTATCGACAATCAAAACCGCCCCGTTCAAAACGCTTTGATTCGAATCAATAATCAAGAGGTTCGTACCAATAGCGAAGGAATCGCCAGTTTTACGGAACTTGAAGTTGGGGACTATCCTTTTGAGATTGTTGAAGTACCTAATCAATACCAAATAACCAATAAGACTGGGACGGTAACGATAACCGCCGACCAAACCGTCGAACAAAATGTTTCGGTGGAAGTGCGCCCGGAATCGTCCGAAGTTTCGTCTGAATCCGAAGCCTCTTCTGAGTCCGAAGCCTCTTCTGAATCTGAAGCATCTTCCGAATCAGTAGCAGAATCCTCTGCAGCATCCGAATCAGAAAGTTCTTCTATATCTGAAGAAAGTGTTGATGAGAGTGAAGCTGAGGAAGCAACTAGACGGTATGTGGATGATGCGACAGGTATCGAGGTTTGGATCAATCCCGAAGATGCTGGCAATGTTGTCAGATTACAAACAAGTCGGGTAACTACCTTAAACCCCATACCGACGGCTTTAAATGGTAAGGAATATACGGTATATGATATTCAATTACTTGATCGACAAAATAATCCGGTTCAGTTAACACGGGTTGCAGAAATTCGTATTCCGATTGGACAAGTAAGAAGTCAAATTCAAGTTTTAAGAATTAATGGTGAGAATGTATCGAATTTAACGAATTCAGTTTATAATCAAACAGTCACCATTCGGACCCAACAATTAGGTCGATTTGCTGTTGTGACAGGTAATGCGGCCGTTGAATCTAGTTCTGAATCAATCAGTAGTAGTTCAAGTGATGAATCACAAACCAGTGAAGAAGCATCAGAATCATTATCGCGTCAAGTATCCATTTCAAAAAGCATCGAAGAAAATCTACCTGCTACAGGTGAAATCAGAACCTTACGTTATGTAACGTTAGCCATCATCTTAGTTGCATTTGGTTTTAAATTAATATTAAATGATTTATCTGCCAAAAAGAAAAAGTAATCAGATGATTTAATCGACTTGTAAAACACACTGTTGTATTTTAAACAATACAGACAGTGTGTTTTTTTGTATCGAGATATTTGTTAAGAGGTTACAGCTCGTGCTAAAATTGCTTATAATAGGAAAAGCAATTAAGATGAGAAAACAAAAAATAATTGAAAGGAGCCATTTTATGTCAGAAGAAAAATTAAATCATCAGACCTTATCCGAAAAAACGGCTGAACGGATTTTTGATTTTATTATTAAGAATGGTTACCAAGTTGGCAGTAAGCTACCGAATGAATTTACCTTAGCCAAAGAGTTGGAGGTCGGACGGAGTACTTTGCGTGAAGCGATTAAAATTTTAGCTTCACAAAATATTGTTGAAGTTAAGCATGGTTCAGGCACGTATGTTAAGAATTTAGTTTCGAGTCAAGAAGATCCTTTAGGTTTCAGTCAAGTTGAAGATACCCTTAAATTAACACAGGATTTATTTGAAATGCGTTTTTTGATTGAACCGCGCATGGCCAGTTTAGCGGCTATCCATGCGACGGATGTGGAAATTGATGTTATTGAGCAAATTGTTAAAGCAGTTGAAGTTGAAATTGAAAAAGATGATGCGATGCATTTTCAATTAGATATCCAACTCCATAGTGCGATTGCTGAAGCCAGTCGGAATATTGCAATGAAACAATTATTACCCATTATTATTGAATCGATTCAGCTTTATAATGACTACTTTACCAGTAAAGAAATTAAGCAGGCGACGATTGAATCCCATCGAGAAATTGCCCAGGCGATTAGACGACGCGACAGTTGGGGAGCTTATGATGCGATGTCGGTTCATATCTCACAAAATCGGATGGTCTTAAATCAGATGTCAGCTAAAAACAAAAGTACAGGGAGCAATCCATCATAAGTGCATGTTGCAACAAAGTCGTCTGATGTATATGTCGGATTTAGCGTCTAATACATCAGACAAGTCGGCGGTTAAAAGTCAACGAAATTGCGTAAATTTTCACAAACAAAACAACTTCATAAGGCCAGTAGAACCTATGTTTGATAAGGAATTCTAATATAAATAATAAATTGAGAACTATAATTAAAGTATAGGCTTTTTGTGATTTCGGCCTTGACTTTTGAATAGAAAACGAACATAATTAAGTCATCAGATGACTTCGCTAAAATGCAACGATATTTATTTTAATAGGAGGATAAGAGATGTTAGAGACAATGAAGAAAAACTATATTTTTGCCGTTGTGCGCGGTAAAGATGCAGAAGATGGTTATCAAATTTCCAAGGGGGCAATACAAGGCGGGATCAAAAATATTGAGGTTGCTTATACAACTCCGGGAGCCACGCAAGTCATTGAACGGTTAGTAGAAGAATTTAAAGAAGATACATCGGTTGTTGTTGGGGCGGGAACGGTGATGGATGGCGAGATGGCTACACAAGCTATGGAAGCAGGGGCTAAGTTTCTTGTTAGTCCGCATTATTCACAAGAAGTCATGGATGTAGCTAAAGCAAGAGATACTTATTATTTACCAGGCTGTGGAACAGTCACTGAAATTGTCAATGCGGTGAATCAAGGGGCACCCATTGTTAAATTATTCCCTGGCGGCTTATTAGGGCCAAGCTTTATCAAAGATGTCCATGGACCTTTACCTGATGTTGAATTGATGCCTTCAGGGGGTGTTTCGCTTGAAAACATTCGTGAATGGCGCGATAAAGGGGCAGTTGCCGTTGGTGTGGGTAGTGCATTAAGTAAGACGGTTCCCGAAAAAGGTTATGCCGGTGTGGCGGAAGAAGCGCAAAAATTTGTCAAAGCATTAGAGGGGTAAGCCAAGCATGAAATTTATTGATGAGAACTTTATGTTAACGAATGAACCCGCTAAAAGACTCTATCCTTATGCAGCTAAAATGCCGATATTTGACTATCATTGTCATTTAGATCCTAAAGAAATTTATGAAAATAAGCCGTATGAGAATATTGTATCGATTTGGTTAGCGGGTGACCATTATAAATGGCGGCTGATGCGCATTAATGGGGTCCCAGAACGATTGATAACCGGAGACGGCGCCAACAAGGAAAAATTTGAAGCTTGGGCGAAGACCTTAAGCAAAGCCTTTGGTAATGCCTTGTATCATTGGAGCCACTTAGAAATGCAACAAGTTTTTGGTATTGATGAAGCTTTAACGATGGATAATTGGGACGTTTTATATGATGAAATGAATCGTCAAATAACGGAACGACAATTGAGTCCAAGAGACTTGATTGAAGCATCCCATGTTAAATTCATAGGAACAACGGATCACCCCTTGGATGATTTAGAATGGCATCAAAAAATAGCGGCAGATGTAGCGATTAATTTTACGGTGGCACCCTCCTTTAGACCCGATGAAGCCTTTGTGACACATGCGCATTTTTCAAATTTTGTTACGCGGCTTGCCGAAAAAACGACGAAAGAAATTACTGATTTTGCCAGTTTTATCAAAGCAATGGGCGAACGTGTTAGTTATTTTGCGGATAATGGCTGTCGTGCTTCTGATCATAGTGTGAGTGAAATCGTTTGTGTAACAGCGGATGAAGCTGAATTAAATGACATTTTCACTAAAGCGATGCAAGGTGAAGCTTTAAATCAACATGAAGAAGATGCTTGGCAAACGGAAGTGTTGACAGCTTTAGCTGGTTTGTATAAAAAGCATGGTCTGGTGGCCCAAATTCATTTTGGTGCACGCCGAAATACGAATAGTAAAATGTTTAAGCGCATAGGAACAGATAGCGGCTTTGATTCCATTGGTGACCAAACCAATTTAGCTAAACATTTAAATCTTTTCTTGAATCATTTAACGCTTCAAGACAAATTGCCGAAGATGATTTTCTATAATTTAAACCCTGCCTACAATCGTTTAGTAGCTAATGCGATTCAAAATTTCCAAGCCAATGAAGAAGGCCTTGTTAATAAATTACACTTTGGTGCTGCTTGGTGGTTTGGGGATACAGAATCAGGTATGTTGGATCAAATGCAAATGTTGAGTGAAGAAGGTTTGTTAGCCAACTTTTTAGGGATGTTGACCGATTCCCGTTCGTTTTTATCCTATCAGCGCCATGACTACTTCCGTCGCATTTTAGCGAATATGATCGGTCAATGGGTCGTTGATGGAAAAGTGCCTAATGATGAGGCACTTCTAGGCAAATTAATGGAAGATATCGCATTTAATAATGCAAATATTTATTTTGGAGGCTAAGACACAATGGAAATGACTTTTAGATGGTATGGACATGATGACCCGGTAACCCTTGAGAATATTCGGCAAATACCTGGGATGCGGGGGATTGTATCGGCAATTTATGATATTCCTGTGGGTGAAGTTTGGCCGCGGGAACGAATTCGTCAATTAAAAGAAGATATTGAAAGTAAAGGACTCAAACTATCGGTGATTGAAAGTGTGCCGGTGCATGAAGATATCAAACTAGGTAAACCAAGCCGAGATCAATTAATTGCTAACTATGCCGAAACAATTCGTAATTTAGGTGCGGAAGGGGTCAATGTCGTTTGTTATAACTTTATGCCCGTTTTTGACTGGACTAGAACTGATCTAGCCTTTGAATTACCAGATGGCTCAAATGCCTTGATTTTTGATGAAGCCGTAGCAGCTAAAATGGATCCCGTATCCGGTGAATTATCTTTACCAGGTTGGGATGCCTCTTATACCAAAGAAGAAATGAAAAACATTATTGATGAATATGGTCAAATTGATAAGGAAACCTTGTGGGAGAATTTGCGATATTTTATTGAACGCATTATTCCTGTGGCTGAAGCAGCCGATGTGAAGATGGCTATTCACCCGGATGATCCTCCATATGATATTTTTGGGTTACCTCGAATTATTACCGACCAAGCTGCCGTTGAACGCTTTTTAGATTTGTACGACAGTCCAGCCAACGGCTTGACCTTGTGTGTAGGTTCTTATGCTTCTGACCCAGCGAATGATGCAGTCGCAATCTTACGCTATGCCTTAGGTAGAGAACGCGTGAACTTTATGCATGCGCGTAACATTAAACTAACCGGCCAAGGCAAGTCCTTCCAAGAAAGTGCCCATCCGACTGAATATGGTTCAATTGATATGTATGAAGTGATAAAAGCCTTAGTTGATCACAACTGGGAGGGGCCGATTCGTCCCGACCACGGTCGGATGATTTGGGGTGAAACAGGTCGTCCGGGCTATGGTCTGTATGATCGCGCTTTAGGAGCAACGTATTTATATGGTTTACACGAAGCCATTACAAAAGAAAATAAATAATTAAAAAGTGGAGGGATTGTAAAAATGACACAACCATTCGATTTTACAGATAAAGTTGTTGTTGTAACAGGTGCTGGTGGAGTAATCTGTGGCGAATTAGCCCGCGAATTCGCTAAAAAAGGCGCAAAAGTTGCTTTATTAGATTTAAATAGAGAAGCGGCTCAAAAGTATGTGGATGAAATTACAGCAGACGGTGGAACAGCTAAAGCCTATGCAGCCAATGTGTTAGATAAGACCTTTTTAGAAGGTGTTAGAGAAGAAGTCTTAGCTGACTTTGGACCCACCGATATATTAATCAATGGAGCGGGTGGAAATAATCCACGAGCCACTACCGATAATGAATTCCATGAACTCGATTTACCCGAAGACACTAAAACCTTCTTTGAGTTAGATGAAAAAGGCATCGAATTTGTCTTTAATTTAAATTATTTAGGTACTTTATTACCGACCCAAGTGTTTGCAAAGGATATGATTGGACGTCCTGGGGCGAATATTGTCAATATTTCATCCATGAATGCCTTCACCCCTTTAACGAAAATTCCAGCATACTCTGGCGCTAAATCAGCTGTCAGTAACTTTACCCAATGGTTAGCGGTCTATTTTGCCCATGTGGGTATCCGCTGTAACGCGATTGCGCCCGGTTTCTTAGTGACGAATCAAAACAGAGGCCTCTTATTTAATGAAGATGGAACACCGACTGAACGTGCCGATAAAATCTTGCGCAATACGCCACAAGGCCGTTTTGGTGAGTCTGAAGAACTCGTAGGCGGCGTCTTCTTCTTTGCCGATTCCAACTTATCAAGTTTTGTTAATGGCGTGGTTATGCCTATCGATGGTGGTTTTGCTGCTTATTCAGGCGTTTAACCCCCTAATAAATATCTCTGCTATATTTTACAGGAATGTCTATTTTAAATATTTAATCAGGCCACTGCTAACAGAGCAATGGCCTGATTAAATATTTGCCTAATAATTATTATGAATTTCCTCCATAGATGCGCTATTGTAGACGGTTCGTCACTTCCTGCTTAACGGAATTAAGGAGTGCAAGTAGGGGCTTTTTAGCAGAGATATTTTATTTAGAGGGTTTGATATTCTTTATTAAAAATTTATGATAAAATGAAGGTGTATGGATTGTTACTTTGGCAAATGTTTCGCTTTGGGCAATTGGTCATTTCTTTTATCAACATTGTAGTAAGATGTCTATTAATTTATGGAGGTTTGGTTAAGTATGAAAAAAAGCTTAGGTTTACTATCGGCTTTAGTCTTAGTCTCTGGTCCACTAGCATCTTTTAATGGGATTAGCGCGCAGACTAACACAGCGTTATTATTCCCATTCCCAAGTATTGAATTAACAAAAGTATTGGACGGACGCGATTTAGAAGCGGATGAATTTACTTTTGAATTAAGTCTGGTTAATTATGGAAGTGTAGAATTGGATGATCCAATTCCTTTAGCAACCGTCACGAATGATGCAACAGGTAAAATTTTATTCGATTTTGACGCAATGGATTTTGAACCAATTGATGAGTTGAATGATGCTGAATTAGTTGAAGCTGATCTGGTTACGTTTGAAGTGATTGAACTTGCTGGTGAAGATGCTACGGTTGTTTATGATGACAAAGTGATTGAAGTTGAATTTGAAGTTCCTGAAGGTGATTTAGCGGATTTAACCGATGCAGATTGGGAAGAATTGATGACTGTATCTGCCGAGGAATTTGTTAACGAATTGACGGATGATGCGGTTGTACCACCGGTTGAATCTGAGAGTGATGAAGAGTCAATAAGCTCTGAAGAATCTGTAAGTTCCGAAGAATCTGAAGAATCCGTAAGTTCCGAGGAATCAGAAGAATCCGTAAGCTCAGAAGAATCAGAAGAATCAGTAAGCTCAGAAGAGTCCGAAGAATCTGTAAGTTCTGAGGAATCAGAAGAATCAGTAAGCTCAGAAGAATCAGAAGAATCAGTAAGCTCTGAAGAATCCGAAAGCTCTGAAGAATCTGAAGAATCAGTAAGCTCTGAAGAATCCGAAAGTTCTGAAGAATCTGAAGAATCAGTAAGCTCAGAAGAGTCCGAAGAATCCGAAAGTTCCGAAGAGTCCGAAGAATCCGAAAGTTCCGAAGAATCCGAAGAATCTGAAAGTGCATCAGAATCAGAATCAGAAGCAGCTAGCTCTGAAGTCTCTTCAGAAAGTGCTTCATCGTCTGCCTCTGCGTCAGTTTCAGTTTCAATTAGTGAAACTACAGAAGAAAACTTACCAGAAACAGGTGAAGAAAATAACACTTGGTTGTATGTATTAGCTGTTGTCTTATTAGCAGCAGGTGGTTACTTAATTTATAAGAGAAGAAAATAAAACATAATATAATCATAAAAGCATAACCAACGATACTTGTGTATCCTTTGGTTATGCTTTTTTATTACAGATTTTCACCCTTCCACGATAAAATGACATTAAATCCCATCCACAATGGCTTGTAATTTCTCAGACACTTCTGCTGGCAGAGGGTGGTCAGGTTCTTTCGCTGTGACGGTGTTATTGATAAAGTCTAAGCGGACTTCCATGGCTGAACGTAAGGCATCTTTATACTCACTATCTGTCGGGATTTCATAGCCGTCAACGTTGAGATATTCAAATACGTCAATATAAGGAAAAGCTTCAAAATTGGCTGTCTTATCAACAATGGCTTCAATGATACCTAAAGTTACGGCAGGCGTGATATCTTTTCCTTGGAAGGAACCTGTATTAATGATATAGCAATCGACCTCACTTTTCGCAAATAAATCTTTAAAGCTTTGGTAATCTTCCACTAATGGGTAAACCCTGAATGGATTCGCATAGGGCTCAACAACAATTCCGGAGCGATCCTTCACATTTTCCGCACTCGAACGTTTAGTAACCAGTGTACAACCTAGCGTAGAGGCCACGACGGGGTCATTTATTTTGATGACTGGCGGTAAGGTTTCGTCTTTCATAATCCAAAAAATGGAATTAATCGGTTCGTCAATTTTATCCACACGATTAGGTGTACTATAGCGCGATTTGACGGTACGCCCATTACCGTTGCGTAAATCCTCAGTTAACAGTACACGTTCATGGTCTTCGTTTAAAGTCACCGCCACATTTTGAACCGTAAGGAAAAATTCTTGCTCCACATGGTCAGTCGGATAATCATTGGTTTTATCAAAATAGGCTGGTTCTAAAGCAATCGAATTTCCTGAATCTTTGTGGATAATAAATGCATCATCGTGTAACACTTGAATATCATATTTACCTTCATGTTTTGCATGGGTTAAGGTTGACTTACCTGAACCAGATAAGCCAAAGAAGGAGGTTACATAGGGATCTTGGCCTTCTTTTCTAAAAATCTTCAAACCACCATGACAAGCAACATAATTATTGCGCGCAGCTGTTGCCCAAGCTAAGGTTAAGGTGCCTTTTTTAATCTCGCCAAAATATTGCATGCCTAAAACAATGGCTACATTTTGTGCGGGGTCAAAAATCGCTAAACCATCTGGATAATCTGGGTGCTTCCAATCAGGATTAAAATACAAATAAATATCTGTTTCATTATAGCTTTTTGATTGGTCGTAGCGAGTTTGATACTCATCGTTCATAATTTGGAAATTCAGTAACCACGAATATAAATTGTCAGCGTAAGTTTCTGGCATCATAATATGGGCTTCAACCATAAAATCTTCTTCTAAACCAACAATCGCACGACCACTAATAAATGGCTCTGTCTGTCCAGCATACAAGGCATCCATGACTATCGGATAAAGAGCATCTGCCTCCCCATTATCTTGTCCGAGGATTCTACGTGCAGCTGCAGTTCGTCCAACGACACGATGACCGTTGTTTAGTATAACCTTTGTATCGGGATTTAAGCCTAGCTCTTCAGCATGACTAATTGTGTGATCTAAAACAATTGTATTGGGTAACGTGGAGGCTCGCTCATAAGCTTCTTGAATCGTATTGACAGGAGTGACATTGTTAGCATAAAATGCCGTTTCAACTAATGACTTCATACGTGAGAACATGGGATTATTGCGACGAATTTCTGTTTCTGGAAATGTTTGAATAGTAGCCATTAAATCAACATCCTTTCTTTTATACGTCTATTTTATCAATAAAACGCTTACTATGAAATAGTTTATTGATATCTTTTCACTAAATAATGAAAAAGATTAAAACTGATTCAATAAATGATATACTATATTTTGTTCGTATATAAGAAGAGGAGATAGACTTTATGACAAAGTTAACATACAAAGATACCTTAAGAGCAAGTTATTTAGGCTATGTGACGCAAGCTATTGTAAATAATTTTGCGCCTTTACTTTTTCTAATTTTTCAAGAACAATTCGGCATTCCCTTAGAACAAATCACTTTATTGATTACCCTAAATTTTCTGGTGCAATTAGTTGTTGATATGCTAGCTGCTAAATATGTGGATCGTATTGGGAATAAAGTGAGTGTCGTTGCCGCGCAAGTATTGGCTGGGATTGGACTTGCAGGCTTGGCTTTATTTCCAGCTTTATTCACGAATGCTTTTCATGGTTTGCTATTGGCGGTTGTTATTTATGGTATGGGTGGGGGACTCTTGGAAGTGCTATTGAGTCCAATCGTTGAAGCTGTTCCAACTGAAAATAAAGCGGGTAATATGAGCATCCTGCATTCGTTTTACTGTTGGGGGACCATGTTTGTTATTATTGTTTCAACCTTATTTCTATTCTTCTTTGGGCAAGACACTTGGCCAATCTTAGCCATTATTTGGGCTATCTTTGCTTTTGGCAATGGTATTTATTATTATTTTGTCCCGATAAATGTTTTGGTTGAAGAGGAAGAAAGACTACCTTTAGCTAGTCTGCTAACATTCAAATCTTTCTGGTTATTTTGCTTATTGATGTTTGCAGCAGGGGCATCCGAACAGGCTGTGATGCAATGGGCTTCAGCATTTGTCGAAAGTGGTCTGGGTATAAGCAAAACGTTAGGCGACTTATTAGGACCAACGATGTTTGCTTTATTTATGGGGATTGCGCGTTTGTTATATGCCAAATATAGCCAAAAAATTGATATCGTCCAAGCTATCTTTTGGAGCAGTCTTCTGTGTGTTTTTGCTTATTTAACCATTGCTTTTGCACCCCATCCAACCATTGCCTTAATTGGCTGTGCTTTAACGGGCTTTTCAGTGGGTATTTTGTGGCCGGGTGTTTTCTCGATGGCTGCGGTTCCTTTCCGCCATGCCGGCACGGCCATTTTTGCGATCTTAGCCTTAGCAGGCGATGTCGGTGCCGCTACGGGTCCAACAATCGTTGGATTTGTTGCCAGTCAGTTTAATAACCAATTGGAATATGGCTTTTTAGTTGCCACTATCCTTCCTTTATCGCTTGTGTTACTAAGTGGGCTTTATCAAAAATGCAGAAAAACCACCTAAAAAAAATGCAATTATTACTTAAGATTTCATTATGTTAGTGAATCCGTTTACGCTAAAATATATGTGAGTGGCTTTTGCGTAACAAAAGCAGTGATATTTATTATGGGAGGTTTTGGATTGGAAAAGAAAAAAGGGCGCGTGACGTTACCGAGTGAAAATAATTTTTTAGCTGAGACAAAAGAGCTGTTGGAGCGCTGGGGTGCGGATGCGATTCGGGATTCCGACGGGACTAAATTGGACGAAGCGGTCAAAGATTTAGATGCAAAAATATATACGACTTACTTTGTGGCTCGCAATCATAATGATTTTATTGAAGAACATATGGAGGAAGTGCAGCAACTCTATTTGATGTCTCAATTTAATACCGCCACTTCAACCGAACTAACGATTGACTTCATGAAAGGTTACTTTACGGAACAAATAACGCCGGATTATCGACATGACCCTAAAGTGTGGTGGGAAGTGATTGATCGGACGGCGGCAACGGTTGTCGATTCGCAAAGCTGGGAAATTGATCAAAATAAGCATACGTTGACAATCAAAGCTGCGGAACCTTTCCATGAATATACGGTTTCATTTCTTGTTTATAAAATTTGGGATCCTACGCAAATGTATAATCACATTACCAATAATTGGGGTGACTCCGTTCCGCATGATATACCGTTTGATGTGCGACAACCGCATTCCAATAAATACATGGCCGATACCTTAAGAGCCTTTTGTGAAAATAACCCTAAAACCGATGTGGTGCGTTTTACCACGTTTTTCTATCACTTCACGCTTGTTTTTAATGATTTAGCCAAAGAAAAGTTTGTGGATTGGTTTGGTTACGGGGCGTCCGTTTCGCCGGCTGCTTTCCAAGCTTTTGAGGCAGAAAAAGGTTATCGTTTGCGTCCGGAAGATATTGTTGATCAAGGTTATTATAATACTGCTTTTCGAGTGCCAACCAAGGCTTATTTGGATTATGTTGATTTTATTAGCCGATTTGTGGCTAAAGAGGCCAAAAAACTAGTTGATATTGTGCATGAATATGGCAAGGAAGCGATGATGTTTTTAGGGGATAACTGGATTGGGACGGAGCCATATGGCAAATATTTCCAGGAAATTGGGCTAGATGCTGTAGTTGGGTCTGTCGGTGGTGGTGCTACTTTGCGTATGATTGCGGATATTCCCCATGTGAAATATACCGAAGGACGCTTTTTACCGTACTTCTTCCCAGACAC
This window of the Fundicoccus culcitae genome carries:
- a CDS encoding SDR family oxidoreductase translates to MTQPFDFTDKVVVVTGAGGVICGELAREFAKKGAKVALLDLNREAAQKYVDEITADGGTAKAYAANVLDKTFLEGVREEVLADFGPTDILINGAGGNNPRATTDNEFHELDLPEDTKTFFELDEKGIEFVFNLNYLGTLLPTQVFAKDMIGRPGANIVNISSMNAFTPLTKIPAYSGAKSAVSNFTQWLAVYFAHVGIRCNAIAPGFLVTNQNRGLLFNEDGTPTERADKILRNTPQGRFGESEELVGGVFFFADSNLSSFVNGVVMPIDGGFAAYSGV
- a CDS encoding LPXTG cell wall anchor domain-containing protein, yielding MKKSLGLLSALVLVSGPLASFNGISAQTNTALLFPFPSIELTKVLDGRDLEADEFTFELSLVNYGSVELDDPIPLATVTNDATGKILFDFDAMDFEPIDELNDAELVEADLVTFEVIELAGEDATVVYDDKVIEVEFEVPEGDLADLTDADWEELMTVSAEEFVNELTDDAVVPPVESESDEESISSEESVSSEESEESVSSEESEESVSSEESEESVSSEESEESVSSEESEESVSSEESEESVSSEESESSEESEESVSSEESESSEESEESVSSEESEESESSEESEESESSEESEESESASESESEAASSEVSSESASSSASASVSVSISETTEENLPETGEENNTWLYVLAVVLLAAGGYLIYKRRK
- the uxuA gene encoding mannonate dehydratase — its product is MEMTFRWYGHDDPVTLENIRQIPGMRGIVSAIYDIPVGEVWPRERIRQLKEDIESKGLKLSVIESVPVHEDIKLGKPSRDQLIANYAETIRNLGAEGVNVVCYNFMPVFDWTRTDLAFELPDGSNALIFDEAVAAKMDPVSGELSLPGWDASYTKEEMKNIIDEYGQIDKETLWENLRYFIERIIPVAEAADVKMAIHPDDPPYDIFGLPRIITDQAAVERFLDLYDSPANGLTLCVGSYASDPANDAVAILRYALGRERVNFMHARNIKLTGQGKSFQESAHPTEYGSIDMYEVIKALVDHNWEGPIRPDHGRMIWGETGRPGYGLYDRALGATYLYGLHEAITKENK
- the uxaC gene encoding glucuronate isomerase, encoding MKFIDENFMLTNEPAKRLYPYAAKMPIFDYHCHLDPKEIYENKPYENIVSIWLAGDHYKWRLMRINGVPERLITGDGANKEKFEAWAKTLSKAFGNALYHWSHLEMQQVFGIDEALTMDNWDVLYDEMNRQITERQLSPRDLIEASHVKFIGTTDHPLDDLEWHQKIAADVAINFTVAPSFRPDEAFVTHAHFSNFVTRLAEKTTKEITDFASFIKAMGERVSYFADNGCRASDHSVSEIVCVTADEAELNDIFTKAMQGEALNQHEEDAWQTEVLTALAGLYKKHGLVAQIHFGARRNTNSKMFKRIGTDSGFDSIGDQTNLAKHLNLFLNHLTLQDKLPKMIFYNLNPAYNRLVANAIQNFQANEEGLVNKLHFGAAWWFGDTESGMLDQMQMLSEEGLLANFLGMLTDSRSFLSYQRHDYFRRILANMIGQWVVDGKVPNDEALLGKLMEDIAFNNANIYFGG